In Cyclobacteriaceae bacterium, the DNA window AATAGTGGGTGGAATTAGTTTTTCGTGATTCATCCAGTGATGGATGACCACGGCTGTCTTCTCATCGGCTAAACACTCATGAAATAACTCTTGCTCACGAACGTCCCCGGCCCATTCAGGAAACATGTTATCCAGTAATTTTTCAAAATTTACGTTCAATATAATTTCCATTCCAAACCTTCGAAGACTCGCATCGAGATTACCAGGCTGATCGTCGAGATGAAAACCACGGATGTCCGTATGCCATAAAGGAGTTACCCCCCGTAATTCGCCCTGACGATGCAGTTGCCGGATCTCATCAACTATGATTTCAGTTTTATCATATTCCTGGCTTGTTTTGCGATCACGGATAGTCACTTCTGCCAGCTCCGCAAGCCGTTTGATCTCTTCTTCGGAATATTCAGTCCACCTGCCGTGACTGTAAGAAAACAATTCGCGTTCGATCACTTCTGAATAGCGGGCTTGGCAATAGCAGATAAGACCATCAATGGATAAATTATTTTCTAACGTGCTATCAGTTAAACAAATACTCCCGATACGCTTGTAAAGACCCTGATCGGCAAGTAGCCGGGAATCCGAATCCATTGCCCCAATTACGATCTCGCCCAGTTGCGGACACGTCATCAATGTAACCTCATACCGGGATAACATCAGTCTGCAAAGAAACTCCTCGATTGATACAATGTACTCTGGTGGATACATCTTCGGTGCGCAGCCGATTAAGAACGGTAAAGTAAGCCCATTGGATATGTATCCTTTCTTAAAGTAGAAGTTCAGCACTCTGATCCAATAGGGCTCCACTCTTTGGGTTGAATTCACCAATAAGTTTACAAAAATCCTGGCCGGAATAATCGAATTTCTCCCGGACGCATGCCGTATCCAAAGTGAATCATACCACGGTATGATCACCCAGGATTTCGCTCAGCGCCAGTCCCCAGTGCGGAATCTTGCCTCCGAGTGTATAATACATTTGCTTAAAGCCCATCTTCAGCGCATAGGGCGTAATCCCCATTTCCAGATGACTTTCCTTTCCTCCCCACCATTCATTGGTCCGCATGTAAAATCCCTTTATACCGCCCATGTCACCCATACATAAGAGTTCAAATTCCATCGGTTTGACATCACCTTGTATAGCACCTAACTCCTTCCCCAACGTATTCGCCAGAACTTCCGCTTCCATGTGTCCCAATGAACCAATTTTTGGAACCGTAATCGATGCCGCATCACCAACAGCAAAAATATTCTTATAGTCAGGATTTCGCATGTATAAGTCCGTGATTACAAAACCCATATCGTCCGTAAAAGGCAATTCTTTTAAGAATGAATGAGCTTGCCAATCAGGAAAAACAATCGTCACTTCGGCCTCTTGTGATGAACCGTCATTGAATTCAATGCCGCCATCATAGACTTTTTTAATTCCATGCGTGTTCGCCTGATAGTGATAACCCATTTTAGTCATCATCGGCAGCAGTTGATTTAAGATCGTTTCCCCCGCATCTTCTGCAATCACTTTTGCAGGTGTGGATAAATACACCGTGGAAGCTTTTCCGGTGTCGTTTCTCTCCAGCCAATGTGCAATTGAAAACGCCAGTTCAACCGGAGGACCTTCACACGCAGTCAAAGCAACCGGTAAATTTTTCGGTAGTTTATTGCTCTTACCCTGATGAAATATGTCGGAAGTGATCGCTATCGGCCCTCCTTTATATTCCTTGTGTAAATAATTTCGCAGGCGATTACCCAAAAAGGTATCTGTCACACTGTGTCCGTTTTCGTCAAAGCCATCTATTTTATCATAGGCCAGCCGATTGCCCAATGCCACTACCAAATAGTCATATCTGATTTTCCTTACCGGATGACCGAGACGCTCATTGGGTTGGTAAAAAACTACGTTAGCATCCGGGTCGATGGTAATAACCTCCGCCTGGATAAACTCACTTCCGTCATGTTCCAGAAACGACATGAACTTGTATTGCAGGTCTATGGCAGGATTGATGTTTGCCAAAACCTGCATGGGAATATTTGGCACAAAGGTGAGAAGCGATTTACGATCGATGATCGTAATATCTGCCTTGCCTTTTACAGAAGCATGAATATATCGTGCTGTGGTAAGTCCAGCAAAATTGCAGCCGAGTATTATGATGCGAGGTTTTGACATACATCTGTTAATTAAGAGATTATTTGGTTTTTACTTTTTCAAGAGGCAACGGCTTTGTACAGAAGAACCAATCGTAGCACGTCATCTCGTCTTTGCTCTCCATTCTTTCTTTTGCAACGCCACAAGAACCTGCAGTCGGTACGATCACATCATCACCCGGACGCCAGTCGGCAGGCGTCGCGATGCTATAAGTGTCGGCAGTTTGCATGGCTATTAGCGCCCTTTTTAATTCATCGAAATTTCGTCCCATCGAAAGCGGATAATAGATAATCGCACGAATCAATCCTTTGGGATCGATAAAGAATACAGCCCTTACTGCTTTGGTAGAACTTTCACCGGGCTGAATCATGCCATATTTCTTTGCCACTTCCATGGTGATGTCTTCAATCAATGGGAATTTGACTTCAATGTTCTTCATTCCCTTAAATTCAATCTTATCCTTGATAGTCCTCAGCCAGGCAATATGACTGTACAATCCATCGATGGATAACCCTACCAGTTGACAATTCAGGGCAGTGAACTCGGGTTCCATTTTTGCAAACGTCATAAACTCGGACGTGCAAACAGGGGTAAAGTCAGCCGGGTGACTAAAAAGGATAATCCATTTATCCTTGTAGTCGGAGGGAAAATTGATTTCACCCTGGGTTGTTATTGCTTTAAAGGTGGGAGCCTTATCTCCTATTCGTGGCATTGCGACCACTTGTTGTATCTCTTCCATTTTATTTTGATTTATTTCTTGATAATAATGTGAACGAATCGATCTCTGCTGCTCAATTCATAGCAGTTAGTAGTAAAAGTGATCTAAAGCAATATTACTTAAGATGATTTTTGTCACCCGGAGTCAAGACTTATTTCAGCCTTTAGCAAGCCCTGACGTCTGATTCTGTAAACGATTGCTCTCCCGCAAGACTTATGCGGCGACGTCGTAAATAAATCATTCTTACAACGCTAAATTCTAAGAATGGAAAACACCAGCTTGTAACTAAAGTCACACAAAATGAAGTTTAAGCACGTACCTTTGTAAGACAATTGACCTTTTTGATACACACATTAAAATCTTTATTACCATGAAACGGACGGCATCTTTTTTCGCTTTCTTTTTGGGCACATTGACCTTTATACAGGCGCAATCAAGAGTACTTGATGTAAAATCCTTTGATGCAAAAATGGCCTCGGTAAAAGATAAAACTATATTGGATGTCCGCACGCCTGACGAGTACAGTCAGGGACATTTGACTTCTGCGGTGATGGTCGACTATAATAAACCTGACTTCAAACAACAATTAACGAAACTCGATAAGGCCAAGCCTGTCTTTGTCTATTGTGCAGCCGGCGTAAGAAGTGCAGGAGCCTCAAAAGCATTGATCGAGCTGGGATTCACACAGGTGTACGATTTGCAGGGTGGTATCAACGCATGGAAGAAAGCACAAATGCCCATCGTGAAATGATTCCAATAAGATAAAAGACGACGCGACCTTTCCATAAAATATTGATACTTCAGGGATTCATCATTGGCGCGATCGCCAGCTTTCTGGGTTCCATTCCACCGGGAACGCTTAA includes these proteins:
- a CDS encoding FAD-dependent oxidoreductase yields the protein MSKPRIIILGCNFAGLTTARYIHASVKGKADITIIDRKSLLTFVPNIPMQVLANINPAIDLQYKFMSFLEHDGSEFIQAEVITIDPDANVVFYQPNERLGHPVRKIRYDYLVVALGNRLAYDKIDGFDENGHSVTDTFLGNRLRNYLHKEYKGGPIAITSDIFHQGKSNKLPKNLPVALTACEGPPVELAFSIAHWLERNDTGKASTVYLSTPAKVIAEDAGETILNQLLPMMTKMGYHYQANTHGIKKVYDGGIEFNDGSSQEAEVTIVFPDWQAHSFLKELPFTDDMGFVITDLYMRNPDYKNIFAVGDAASITVPKIGSLGHMEAEVLANTLGKELGAIQGDVKPMEFELLCMGDMGGIKGFYMRTNEWWGGKESHLEMGITPYALKMGFKQMYYTLGGKIPHWGLALSEILGDHTVV
- a CDS encoding peroxiredoxin: MEEIQQVVAMPRIGDKAPTFKAITTQGEINFPSDYKDKWIILFSHPADFTPVCTSEFMTFAKMEPEFTALNCQLVGLSIDGLYSHIAWLRTIKDKIEFKGMKNIEVKFPLIEDITMEVAKKYGMIQPGESSTKAVRAVFFIDPKGLIRAIIYYPLSMGRNFDELKRALIAMQTADTYSIATPADWRPGDDVIVPTAGSCGVAKERMESKDEMTCYDWFFCTKPLPLEKVKTK
- a CDS encoding rhodanese-like domain-containing protein, whose protein sequence is MKRTASFFAFFLGTLTFIQAQSRVLDVKSFDAKMASVKDKTILDVRTPDEYSQGHLTSAVMVDYNKPDFKQQLTKLDKAKPVFVYCAAGVRSAGASKALIELGFTQVYDLQGGINAWKKAQMPIVK